From Pedobacter indicus, a single genomic window includes:
- the ccoS gene encoding cbb3-type cytochrome oxidase assembly protein CcoS — MAIIYFLIGCSILIALIFLGAFFWANKTGQHDDTHTPAIRILFDDEIEPEPDVKKDNKKND; from the coding sequence ATGGCAATAATTTATTTTTTAATAGGATGTAGTATCCTCATCGCCCTGATTTTCTTAGGTGCTTTCTTTTGGGCGAATAAAACGGGGCAACATGATGATACTCACACACCTGCAATACGTATACTCTTTGACGATGAAATCGAACCAGAACCGGACGTGAAAAAGGACAATAAAAAGAATGACTAA
- a CDS encoding heavy metal translocating P-type ATPase — protein sequence MEKKILSKINCFHCGDPVRSTLYQADDHDFCCLGCQTVYSILSSNNLKNYYKYNQHPGKSQKKKAENLDYLNEPKIIQKLIDFEDDEHTMVTFYIPAIHCSSCIWLLENLYKLNPDILSTRVDFTKKQANIKFRHQNISLKSVIKLLIDIGYEPIITLQDVVKEQKRVNQNSLVRKIAVAGFCFGNVMLFSLPEYFGFGRTDQQYSLLFNWLNLVLALPVLLYSARDYFVSAYKSLKMKQVNLDVPLALGILVLFIRSAIEIISNSGPGFSDTLCGLVFFILIGKWVQNRTFYHLSFERDYRSYFPVAVTVIQNDEEKPVEIADLKVGDRILIRNNEIIPADAIVLKGNAAIDFGFVTGESTPVKKVLGEIAYAGGRQIGEAIELEIVKPVSQSYLTNLWNNENNKHYDRQFQTFSNSISKYFTTVLLLIASSAAAFWLFNGDSSKAWAAFTAVLIIACPCALALSSPFTLSAALSIFDKNKLFIKNTAAIEQMAKVDTLVFDKTGTITSPNSEHIQFIGDLSENEQQKVASICRNSSHPLSFQIVNWLQVDSFSKEVSGFTETPGKGIQGIVDGDTIQVGSAKFTGNTVIGNAGSRVYISIEDQAKGYFSVLQPWRKGLSQLVNKLSEHHELHLVSGDQDKDKVTLKDIFQEDKMHFNQLPEDKLGYVSQLQQKGKVVSMIGDGLNDAGALKAADFGIAVSDDINSFSPGCDAILEGNSLNMLDQFLAFAKDSMRVIYLSFAISLLYNIVGLTFAVQGTMSPLFAAILMPLSTVTIISFTSIATHLYAKKNKLKNA from the coding sequence ATGGAAAAGAAGATACTCTCGAAAATAAATTGTTTTCATTGTGGAGACCCTGTTCGTTCTACGCTCTACCAGGCAGACGACCACGATTTCTGCTGTTTAGGATGCCAAACGGTGTATTCGATTTTAAGTTCCAATAATCTAAAAAATTACTATAAATACAATCAGCATCCAGGTAAAAGTCAGAAGAAAAAGGCGGAAAACCTCGATTATTTGAACGAACCAAAAATCATTCAAAAGCTCATTGACTTTGAAGATGACGAGCATACGATGGTCACATTTTATATTCCGGCCATTCATTGTAGCTCGTGTATCTGGCTACTTGAAAACCTCTACAAGCTGAATCCTGATATCCTTAGTACCCGAGTTGACTTTACGAAGAAACAAGCGAACATTAAGTTTAGACATCAAAACATAAGTTTAAAAAGTGTTATTAAACTGTTGATTGACATTGGTTATGAGCCAATTATCACCTTACAAGACGTCGTAAAAGAACAAAAGCGAGTTAACCAAAATTCATTGGTGCGGAAAATAGCGGTTGCGGGCTTTTGTTTTGGGAATGTGATGCTATTTAGTTTGCCCGAATATTTTGGTTTCGGCAGAACAGATCAGCAATACAGCCTTTTGTTTAACTGGTTGAATCTTGTCTTGGCTTTACCCGTTTTACTTTATAGTGCGCGAGATTACTTTGTATCTGCCTACAAGAGTTTAAAGATGAAACAAGTTAACCTAGATGTCCCGTTAGCACTCGGAATACTAGTATTGTTTATACGATCGGCAATAGAAATTATCAGTAATAGTGGACCCGGTTTTTCAGACACTTTATGCGGATTGGTATTTTTTATCCTTATCGGGAAGTGGGTACAAAATAGAACATTCTACCATCTTTCCTTCGAACGCGACTACCGTTCTTATTTTCCAGTAGCAGTTACCGTTATCCAGAACGATGAGGAAAAACCGGTTGAAATCGCCGATCTAAAAGTTGGAGACCGGATATTGATTAGAAACAATGAGATTATTCCAGCGGACGCCATTGTTCTAAAGGGAAATGCAGCAATCGACTTTGGTTTCGTCACTGGTGAGAGCACACCCGTAAAAAAGGTGTTAGGAGAGATTGCTTATGCAGGGGGCCGACAGATTGGAGAAGCTATTGAGCTAGAAATAGTTAAACCAGTGTCACAAAGCTACTTAACAAATCTGTGGAACAACGAAAACAACAAGCACTACGATCGACAGTTTCAAACCTTTAGCAATTCTATAAGCAAATACTTCACCACGGTATTACTGTTAATTGCCAGTAGTGCTGCCGCTTTTTGGTTATTTAACGGAGATTCTTCGAAAGCCTGGGCTGCGTTTACGGCTGTATTAATCATAGCATGTCCATGTGCTTTGGCATTAAGTTCTCCTTTTACGCTCTCTGCAGCGCTCAGTATCTTTGATAAGAACAAGCTTTTTATAAAAAATACAGCGGCGATTGAACAAATGGCAAAAGTTGACACGCTGGTGTTTGATAAAACAGGTACAATTACATCTCCAAACTCAGAACATATTCAATTTATCGGAGATCTTAGTGAAAATGAACAACAAAAAGTGGCTTCTATTTGTCGAAATTCCAGTCATCCACTAAGCTTCCAAATCGTTAATTGGCTTCAAGTTGATAGTTTCTCAAAAGAAGTTTCAGGTTTTACAGAAACGCCAGGAAAAGGCATTCAGGGTATCGTCGACGGAGATACCATCCAAGTAGGCAGTGCTAAATTTACAGGAAACACAGTAATCGGAAATGCCGGTAGCAGGGTGTATATATCTATTGAAGATCAGGCAAAGGGCTATTTCAGCGTACTTCAGCCTTGGCGAAAAGGTCTGTCACAGCTAGTCAATAAATTAAGCGAACATCACGAATTACATCTGGTTTCAGGAGACCAAGATAAAGACAAAGTGACCTTAAAGGATATTTTTCAAGAAGACAAAATGCACTTCAATCAGTTACCAGAAGACAAATTGGGCTATGTATCACAACTACAACAAAAAGGTAAAGTTGTTAGCATGATCGGTGACGGATTAAACGATGCAGGCGCTTTGAAAGCGGCAGATTTTGGTATCGCGGTCAGCGATGACATCAATAGCTTTTCACCAGGCTGTGATGCGATATTAGAAGGCAATTCATTGAACATGCTGGATCAGTTCTTAGCTTTCGCTAAAGACTCGATGAGAGTGATTTATTTAAGTTTTGCTATTTCATTGCTATACAATATCGTAGGACTAACGTTTGCAGTTCAGGGAACAATGTCTCCCCTATTTGCGGCGATTTTAATGCCTCTGAGTACGGTTACGATCATCAGTTTCACCAGCATCGCAACGCATCTTTATGCGAAGAAAAACAAATTAAAAAACGCTTGA
- a CDS encoding cbb3-type cytochrome c oxidase N-terminal domain-containing protein, with amino-acid sequence MKTIILDSTAAATEAALEPIFELSPVNILIIVTLILFVILLVGAITVLKSLKTLVRVTMPELEAEEAALVIPKAERKKRRKAWWSKVLGLNPMETEDEIMIDHEYDGIRELDNPTPLWFNALFYSTIVFAVGYLLVYDVFGWGMNQEEEYLAQMEQAEAERLAFLEASGSNIDENSVTVDLSPEFVAAGQEIYLLNCGMCHGNQGEGMIGPNLTDDFWLHGGEVGDIFRTIKYGVPDKGMVPWEANLTPVQIAQVANYIVSIVGTNPPNAKAAEGEKMEGRASDATSAPSTDSDNTTEVEEIGPETSI; translated from the coding sequence ATGAAAACAATTATTCTAGATTCAACAGCAGCAGCAACGGAGGCGGCATTAGAACCGATATTCGAGCTAAGTCCGGTCAACATCTTAATTATTGTAACTTTAATCCTCTTTGTTATCCTATTAGTGGGTGCAATTACGGTTTTGAAATCATTGAAGACACTAGTTCGTGTCACCATGCCAGAGCTTGAAGCTGAAGAGGCTGCATTGGTTATTCCTAAAGCAGAGAGAAAGAAAAGGCGAAAAGCTTGGTGGAGCAAAGTATTGGGTCTCAATCCAATGGAGACTGAGGATGAGATTATGATCGACCATGAGTACGATGGTATCAGGGAGCTGGATAATCCTACTCCACTCTGGTTTAATGCTCTATTTTATTCAACCATCGTTTTTGCAGTAGGATATCTATTGGTATATGATGTATTTGGATGGGGGATGAACCAAGAGGAAGAATACCTTGCACAAATGGAGCAAGCGGAAGCAGAGCGCCTTGCTTTCTTGGAAGCATCGGGTAGCAATATCGATGAAAATTCGGTTACCGTTGATCTGTCTCCGGAGTTTGTAGCGGCTGGCCAAGAAATCTATCTATTGAACTGCGGTATGTGTCACGGTAATCAGGGCGAAGGCATGATTGGACCGAACCTCACTGATGACTTTTGGCTTCACGGTGGTGAAGTAGGTGATATCTTCAGAACGATTAAATATGGCGTTCCAGACAAGGGGATGGTTCCTTGGGAAGCGAACTTAACTCCCGTACAAATTGCTCAGGTGGCAAATTATATCGTATCTATCGTAGGAACGAACCCACCTAATGCGAAAGCCGCAGAAGGTGAGAAAATGGAAGGTCGGGCGAGCGATGCCACTAGTGCGCCAAGCACAGATAGCGATAATACAACAGAGGTTGAAGAAATAGGACCAGAAACGTCCATTTAA
- the hemN gene encoding oxygen-independent coproporphyrinogen III oxidase yields MYQKDYKKVKLQDNVPQTSNLINKYNVQAPRYTSYPTVPFWDSDSWTEEKWIERIKVAYEKSPDKGISLYIHLPFCESLCTYCGCNTRITKNHGVETPYINDVLKEWHLYKHHLGDDILISDIHLGGGTPTFFSPENLKLLIEGLLHRCRVSQESEFSFEAHPANTTVEHLETLYNLGFRRLSLGIQDFDPLIQFLINRKQTEEEVRHVVEQARKIGYTSINFDLIYGLPKQSVTTIHDTVKKAIELRPDRISFYSYAHVPWIRPGQRHYNENDLPKNEEKLQLYQLGKEIISKAGYRDVGMDHFALPTDSLYKASNEGTLHRNFMGYTDRYSRLMIGLGVSSISDSWHAFAQNVKKNEEYHAILANGKLPLMKGHIHTELDLILRKHILDIMCNGKTDWNRSIYRNYQHVATKIKTELLPLIEDGLIHVTEHYIEVTDMGHAFLRNICMAFDQRLHNSSPTKDLFSRAI; encoded by the coding sequence ATGTATCAAAAGGACTACAAGAAAGTAAAACTTCAAGACAACGTGCCACAGACATCAAATCTGATAAACAAATATAACGTTCAGGCACCTCGTTATACGAGCTATCCAACAGTTCCTTTTTGGGATAGTGATTCCTGGACTGAAGAGAAATGGATTGAACGGATAAAAGTGGCTTACGAGAAGTCACCTGATAAAGGGATCAGTTTATATATCCATCTGCCCTTTTGTGAAAGCTTATGTACTTATTGTGGTTGTAATACACGAATTACCAAAAATCACGGTGTCGAAACACCTTATATAAACGATGTTCTGAAGGAATGGCATTTATATAAACACCATTTAGGGGATGACATTCTTATATCTGATATCCATCTTGGTGGTGGAACTCCGACCTTCTTTAGTCCGGAGAATTTAAAACTATTGATTGAAGGCTTGCTTCACCGTTGTCGTGTAAGTCAAGAATCGGAGTTTTCATTTGAAGCACATCCCGCAAACACAACTGTAGAACATTTGGAAACGCTGTACAATCTGGGTTTTCGGAGACTGAGTTTGGGAATTCAGGATTTTGATCCGTTGATCCAGTTTCTAATCAACCGAAAACAGACGGAAGAGGAAGTTCGTCACGTCGTGGAACAAGCCAGAAAGATTGGTTATACATCGATCAACTTTGACTTGATATATGGTTTACCGAAACAATCGGTAACGACAATCCATGATACAGTCAAGAAAGCAATCGAATTAAGACCAGATAGAATATCTTTTTACAGCTATGCTCACGTTCCCTGGATTAGACCAGGACAAAGACATTATAATGAAAACGATCTTCCTAAAAATGAAGAGAAATTGCAATTGTACCAATTGGGGAAAGAAATCATCAGCAAAGCAGGATATCGAGATGTGGGAATGGACCATTTTGCCCTGCCAACAGATTCCTTATATAAAGCATCAAATGAAGGCACACTACATCGCAACTTCATGGGTTATACAGATCGTTATTCGCGATTAATGATAGGGTTGGGTGTATCTTCGATAAGCGATTCTTGGCACGCGTTCGCACAAAATGTAAAAAAGAACGAAGAATACCATGCAATTTTAGCAAATGGCAAATTGCCTTTGATGAAGGGGCATATCCATACGGAACTGGACTTGATTTTACGTAAACACATTTTAGATATCATGTGCAATGGAAAAACAGATTGGAATCGTTCTATATATCGAAATTATCAACATGTTGCAACAAAAATCAAGACAGAATTGTTACCTTTAATAGAGGATGGATTGATCCATGTAACAGAACATTATATTGAGGTTACGGATATGGGGCATGCATTTTTAAGAAACATCTGCATGGCGTTTGACCAACGCTTACATAACAGTAGTCCCACTAAAGATCTTTTTAGCAGAGCTATTTGA
- a CDS encoding sulfite exporter TauE/SafE family protein: MNADYLAFFMGLLGSLHCVAMCGPLLLALPTTGKTHAKLLTNRVIYQLGRIMTYAAFGLIIGTISVGADYRGWQQGLSLLTGGILITIGLFTLLGHQSNRLIAAQQKFFAPLYRKMGYWLYRPGGNFLAGMLNGFLPCGMVYMALATALSTGSTLAGGKFMLLFGLGTLPLMLLTGIAGSYIKKYIPFNLSSWLPFLFLLMGSWFILRGANLDIPYLSPLIYPEGMVTCT, encoded by the coding sequence ATGAATGCAGATTATTTAGCTTTCTTTATGGGTTTGTTAGGCAGCCTCCATTGCGTTGCTATGTGTGGCCCGCTACTTCTCGCACTACCAACGACGGGTAAAACCCACGCTAAATTGCTAACAAACCGCGTTATTTATCAACTAGGCAGAATCATGACATACGCTGCCTTTGGACTAATTATCGGCACCATCTCTGTCGGAGCAGATTACAGAGGTTGGCAGCAAGGGCTAAGCCTGCTAACCGGTGGCATTTTAATAACGATAGGCTTGTTTACTCTTTTAGGGCATCAATCTAACCGGCTCATAGCAGCACAACAAAAGTTTTTTGCGCCACTCTACCGGAAAATGGGTTATTGGCTGTACCGACCCGGTGGCAACTTTCTCGCAGGTATGCTCAACGGCTTTCTTCCTTGCGGAATGGTATACATGGCTCTTGCCACGGCGCTGAGCACGGGAAGTACCCTTGCAGGTGGAAAGTTTATGCTACTCTTTGGTCTAGGCACGCTGCCTCTTATGTTACTAACCGGGATCGCAGGGTCTTACATAAAAAAATACATTCCTTTTAACCTTTCATCCTGGCTCCCTTTTCTCTTCCTTCTTATGGGCAGTTGGTTTATCCTCCGAGGTGCCAATCTGGATATCCCATACCTAAGTCCCTTAATTTACCCCGAAGGCATGGTAACTTGTACCTAA
- the ccoG gene encoding cytochrome c oxidase accessory protein CcoG, whose product MASSEYNPTISEKKPRPLYVKKPSGKLLNYRQWFGYFLVIVFLIMPFIKINGEPFLLFNIIERKFVIFGTVFWPQDLHIFVFGMLIGLVFIVLFTVVYGRVWCGWACPQTIFLELIFRKIEYWIEGDANQQRKRDNGPNTSEKVFKKTLKHVIYFIISFFISNLFLAYVIGVDALYEIITEPISQHIGGLVSMIVFTFLFYGVFAFVREIVCTHICPYGRLQGVLLDDQSLVVAYNYQRGEPRGKIKKGSEQQELGDCIDCTLCVQVCPTGIDIRDGLQLECVNCTACIDACDSVMEKINRPKRLIGFYSSKQIDENTNEKNTTRIIAYSIVLVILLAIFGWLILSRSEVGGTLLRAKGTSYQINQAEGTVSNLYNLELINKSNTELPFVLETEDPNFTIRLVNPREVLKPSETAQFSFFLISDTEDISTYKTDVRVKVISGERTLETLKTTFISPPGN is encoded by the coding sequence ATGGCAAGTTCAGAATACAACCCCACAATAAGTGAAAAAAAACCACGTCCGCTTTATGTCAAAAAACCTAGCGGAAAGCTTTTAAATTACCGACAGTGGTTCGGTTACTTTTTAGTTATTGTATTCTTAATCATGCCATTTATTAAAATTAATGGTGAGCCTTTTCTTTTGTTCAATATCATTGAGCGCAAATTCGTAATCTTCGGTACCGTATTTTGGCCACAAGACCTGCATATTTTCGTGTTCGGAATGCTGATCGGCTTAGTATTCATCGTACTGTTTACCGTGGTCTATGGACGTGTGTGGTGTGGCTGGGCATGTCCGCAAACAATATTTTTAGAACTTATTTTCCGAAAAATTGAATACTGGATTGAAGGGGACGCGAATCAACAAAGAAAACGAGATAACGGACCAAATACTTCAGAGAAAGTCTTTAAAAAAACCTTAAAGCACGTAATCTACTTTATTATCTCCTTTTTTATCTCCAATTTATTTCTTGCCTATGTTATCGGTGTTGACGCACTTTATGAGATAATTACCGAACCAATAAGCCAACATATCGGCGGACTTGTATCGATGATTGTCTTCACCTTTCTGTTTTACGGCGTGTTTGCTTTTGTCCGGGAAATCGTTTGTACGCATATATGCCCTTATGGAAGACTGCAAGGCGTGCTGCTCGATGACCAAAGTCTGGTCGTAGCCTATAATTATCAACGTGGCGAACCCCGTGGAAAAATAAAAAAGGGATCTGAGCAACAAGAACTTGGCGACTGTATCGATTGTACGCTATGTGTACAGGTATGCCCAACCGGAATTGACATACGGGACGGACTGCAGTTGGAATGTGTAAACTGTACAGCCTGCATTGATGCTTGTGATAGCGTAATGGAGAAAATAAACCGGCCGAAACGTTTAATTGGATTTTACTCTTCTAAACAAATTGACGAAAACACGAACGAAAAAAATACAACGCGTATTATTGCATACTCAATCGTCTTGGTTATACTCCTTGCTATTTTCGGTTGGCTTATCCTGTCCCGCTCAGAAGTGGGGGGAACACTGTTGAGGGCAAAAGGCACGAGTTATCAAATCAATCAAGCTGAAGGTACAGTCAGCAATCTTTATAACTTAGAACTGATCAACAAATCAAACACCGAGCTACCTTTTGTATTAGAGACAGAAGATCCTAACTTTACAATCAGGCTGGTAAATCCGAGAGAGGTATTGAAGCCTAGTGAAACTGCACAATTTAGTTTCTTCTTAATCAGCGACACAGAGGATATCTCGACGTATAAGACGGATGTACGAGTTAAAGTTATATCGGGCGAGCGTACACTTGAAACTTTAAAGACAACATTTATATCACCACCTGGAAATTAA
- the ccoN gene encoding cytochrome-c oxidase, cbb3-type subunit I: MQLEKFSYDNKIVRNFAVATIVWGITGMTVGLLAAIQLFWPFMNFETQYTTFGRIRPIHTNGVIFAFVGNAIFMSVYYSMQRLLKTRMFSDLLSRIHFWGWQAIIVASIITLALGFTTSHEYAEMEWPIDIAVVVVWVIFGINMFGTILKRREQHMYVAIWFYIATFVTIAVLYIVNSFQIPVSGWKSYYIYAGIQDALVQWWYGHNAVAFFLTTPFLGMMYYFLPKMANRPVYSYKLSILHFWSLIFIYIWAGPHHLLYTALPEWVQNLGVVFSVMLIAPSWGGMINGLLTLRGAWDKVRKDPKLKFFVVSLTCYGMATFEGPMLSLKSVNAIAHFTDWIVAHVHIGALGFNGFMVFAILYWLIPRIYKTQLYSVKLASIHFWLGTLGILFYAIPLYWAAVVQGLMWKEFTPEGTLQYGNFLTTVLQILPMYMLRAIGGALYLSGVILMTYNIVKTVKSGKLVANEPAEAMPLAPVVKKERGLHRRLERKPALFMVLALIAILIGGMVEMMPTFMISSNVPTISSVKPYTPLELQGRDIYIREGCMGCHTQMVRPFRSETVRYGEYSKAGEYVYDYPYLWGSKRTGPDLHRLGNKYPNKWHFDHMLDPTITSPGSIMPAYPWLLEQDLDYGSTPAKIKAMQSLGVPYPDGYADISINEARKQADEITADLQANQVQTSSDKEIIALIAYLQRLGTDIKVNANENQGED; this comes from the coding sequence ATGCAACTAGAAAAGTTTTCCTATGACAACAAGATCGTCAGAAATTTTGCGGTGGCTACCATCGTTTGGGGTATCACGGGCATGACTGTCGGATTGCTCGCCGCTATTCAACTTTTTTGGCCATTCATGAACTTCGAAACGCAGTATACTACCTTCGGCAGGATTCGCCCGATCCATACAAATGGTGTTATTTTCGCCTTCGTGGGTAATGCCATTTTCATGAGTGTTTACTACTCAATGCAAAGATTACTTAAAACACGGATGTTTAGTGATCTTTTAAGTAGAATACATTTTTGGGGGTGGCAAGCTATTATTGTCGCTTCCATTATCACCTTGGCCTTAGGATTTACTACATCGCACGAATATGCCGAAATGGAATGGCCAATTGATATTGCCGTCGTTGTTGTATGGGTGATTTTCGGTATTAATATGTTTGGTACGATCTTGAAAAGGCGGGAACAGCATATGTATGTTGCGATCTGGTTCTACATCGCAACCTTCGTTACAATTGCCGTGCTTTATATCGTTAACTCTTTTCAGATCCCGGTAAGTGGCTGGAAGAGCTATTATATCTATGCTGGGATTCAAGATGCATTGGTCCAATGGTGGTACGGTCACAATGCTGTGGCTTTCTTCCTGACTACGCCATTCTTGGGAATGATGTATTATTTCCTTCCTAAAATGGCCAATCGACCAGTTTACTCGTACAAGTTGAGTATCCTCCACTTCTGGTCGTTAATCTTCATCTACATCTGGGCAGGTCCTCACCATTTATTATATACAGCATTGCCTGAATGGGTACAGAACTTAGGTGTTGTTTTTTCTGTAATGCTCATTGCGCCTAGCTGGGGCGGTATGATCAACGGTCTACTTACGCTGCGCGGTGCGTGGGATAAAGTAAGAAAAGATCCAAAACTGAAGTTCTTCGTCGTATCCCTAACATGCTACGGTATGGCGACATTCGAAGGCCCCATGCTTTCACTTAAGAGTGTCAATGCCATTGCACACTTTACCGATTGGATCGTAGCACACGTACACATTGGCGCCTTAGGTTTTAACGGTTTCATGGTTTTCGCAATTTTATATTGGTTAATTCCCAGAATTTATAAAACACAACTATACTCTGTAAAACTAGCGTCTATCCACTTCTGGCTAGGTACTTTGGGTATTTTATTCTACGCGATCCCACTTTATTGGGCGGCTGTAGTACAGGGTTTGATGTGGAAAGAATTCACACCCGAGGGGACACTACAATATGGTAATTTTCTAACTACTGTATTGCAAATCTTACCAATGTATATGCTCCGCGCAATTGGTGGTGCATTGTACTTGAGCGGTGTTATTTTAATGACCTATAACATTGTTAAGACTGTCAAGTCTGGCAAACTGGTTGCTAACGAGCCAGCTGAAGCTATGCCACTTGCTCCAGTCGTTAAAAAAGAACGCGGCCTTCACCGTCGTCTGGAAAGAAAACCTGCTTTATTTATGGTCCTTGCACTGATCGCCATCCTAATCGGCGGGATGGTTGAAATGATGCCTACCTTTATGATTTCGTCCAACGTGCCTACGATTTCCAGTGTAAAACCATATACTCCGCTTGAGTTGCAAGGACGGGATATCTACATACGAGAAGGGTGCATGGGCTGTCATACACAGATGGTTAGGCCATTCCGTTCGGAAACTGTGCGTTATGGTGAGTACAGCAAGGCAGGAGAATATGTCTATGACTATCCGTATCTATGGGGCTCTAAACGAACAGGACCAGATTTACATCGACTCGGTAACAAATATCCCAACAAATGGCATTTTGACCATATGTTAGACCCAACAATCACATCTCCAGGTAGTATAATGCCGGCATACCCTTGGCTTTTGGAACAAGACCTGGACTATGGCTCTACGCCAGCTAAAATTAAAGCAATGCAAAGTTTGGGAGTGCCCTACCCTGATGGTTATGCTGATATCTCAATTAATGAAGCAAGAAAACAGGCTGATGAAATAACAGCCGACTTACAGGCTAATCAAGTTCAAACAAGCAGCGACAAGGAAATCATCGCACTGATTGCTTATCTACAACGATTAGGTACTGATATTAAAGTAAATGCGAACGAAAATCAAGGAGAAGATTAA
- a CDS encoding FixH family protein, with the protein MNWGVKIFLTLLIFVIIAVGTGIYMVSNDHDSLVEEDYYEKGLEYDSTYNYKTNVVQLNLEPTVKIDSGYMVVNFKETNNRGKIILRRESDSDQDIDFPFSTENTSFRLPISNLTSGRWNVRIDWKNQKGMPLLFDKSIYIP; encoded by the coding sequence ATGAATTGGGGCGTAAAAATCTTTCTAACATTACTAATATTCGTCATCATCGCAGTCGGAACCGGTATTTACATGGTCAGTAATGATCATGATTCCCTTGTTGAAGAAGATTATTACGAAAAGGGACTTGAATACGATTCAACATACAATTACAAAACCAATGTAGTACAACTCAATTTGGAACCAACAGTGAAAATTGACAGTGGATACATGGTAGTCAACTTTAAAGAAACAAATAACAGAGGCAAAATTATTTTGCGCCGAGAGTCTGATTCTGATCAGGATATTGATTTCCCGTTCTCTACCGAAAACACAAGCTTCAGATTACCCATCAGCAATCTAACTAGCGGGCGCTGGAATGTACGAATCGACTGGAAGAATCAAAAAGGGATGCCTTTGTTGTTTGATAAAAGTATCTATATTCCATGA